The Paenibacillus uliginis N3/975 genome has a window encoding:
- a CDS encoding ANTAR domain-containing response regulator, with translation MNGKIVIVDDEPITRMDIREMLEEADYNVVGEASDGFEAIELCKKHLPDLVILDVQMPILDGLKAGKRIISEQLAGGVILLTAFSDKQTIEKASSIGALGYLVKPLDEKSFIPMVEVTIAKGKEVRKLEQDLSKLSQKMEERKVVEKAKGILMKENGCTEEEAYQTLRKLSMDRRCPMMEIATTIVISYD, from the coding sequence ATGAATGGAAAAATTGTGATAGTCGACGACGAACCTATTACAAGAATGGATATTCGTGAGATGCTTGAAGAGGCGGACTACAATGTAGTAGGTGAAGCTTCTGATGGTTTTGAGGCCATTGAATTATGCAAAAAGCATCTGCCCGATTTGGTCATTCTGGATGTTCAAATGCCTATTCTGGATGGGCTAAAGGCGGGTAAACGAATCATATCGGAGCAACTGGCCGGCGGAGTTATTCTCTTGACCGCATTCAGTGATAAACAAACGATTGAAAAAGCATCCTCTATCGGTGCGCTTGGTTATCTTGTGAAACCGCTTGATGAAAAATCGTTTATTCCTATGGTTGAAGTGACAATTGCAAAAGGTAAGGAAGTACGCAAGCTGGAACAAGATTTGTCGAAGCTGTCGCAAAAGATGGAAGAACGAAAAGTAGTTGAGAAAGCGAAAGGGATCCTGATGAAGGAGAACGGCTGTACCGAAGAGGAAGCCTATCAAACCTTGCGCAAACTCAGTATGGATCGACGATGTCCGATGATGGAAATTGCAACTACGATCGTCATTTCCTATGATTGA
- a CDS encoding sensor histidine kinase: MIDFQEQIMHHCKRHTGLSDADIARITEMAESFEKSHGQDDVFIDVLSSVENEAVVVYHYRPGVGKSLYGRSVVGEKALRENEPGVLRTLETGVMSQGLVANTQENHLVRQTVYPIKNQESVIAVVIYEKDVSDNIQAHFNVTQYEDSEMSFMLTAMLRFEDSIINQLEDAVLVFDKHGFLKMKNKKADMYYRQLGYLEDIQGLHYDNLSLDQTMFSGVMKQRSISRSCPLTTDVKAADRYYQVKRLFIEERDLCIGVILHDVTEIKDKEAQIVSKSVAIREIHHRVKNNLQTVASLLRIQGRQCESPEAKKCLNDSVSRVLAIAATHELLSMEIEAQVDLLDVIRLMASNIQRCFVDCNAIDIKITAAQSIYLDSDRTVAIALIVNELLHNSYEHAFGDCTDGTITVTVQLEGELVTVGVVDDGVGFAVKEGSYKSLGLSIVRSYVKDKLKGKLAIVSGGDGTAVTFTFKK, encoded by the coding sequence ATGATTGATTTCCAAGAACAAATTATGCATCATTGCAAGCGTCATACGGGATTGAGCGACGCCGACATCGCCCGGATTACGGAAATGGCTGAGTCGTTCGAAAAGTCTCATGGGCAGGATGACGTATTCATCGACGTGCTGTCCAGCGTGGAGAATGAGGCAGTTGTGGTGTACCACTATCGTCCGGGCGTGGGCAAATCGCTGTATGGTCGCTCGGTTGTTGGTGAGAAAGCGCTGCGCGAGAACGAACCCGGTGTCCTGAGGACGTTGGAAACCGGCGTGATGTCACAGGGGCTCGTCGCTAATACTCAGGAAAATCATCTGGTCAGGCAAACGGTATATCCGATCAAGAATCAAGAGAGTGTTATTGCGGTCGTCATTTATGAAAAAGATGTGAGCGATAACATTCAAGCCCACTTCAATGTGACACAGTACGAAGATAGCGAGATGTCTTTCATGCTGACCGCCATGCTGCGTTTCGAAGACTCGATCATCAACCAGTTGGAAGATGCCGTTCTGGTGTTCGACAAGCACGGATTTTTGAAGATGAAAAACAAGAAGGCAGACATGTACTATCGGCAACTTGGTTATTTGGAGGATATTCAAGGATTGCATTATGACAACTTGTCGCTGGATCAGACGATGTTCTCTGGCGTGATGAAGCAGCGCTCTATCTCTAGAAGTTGTCCATTGACGACAGATGTGAAGGCAGCTGACCGCTATTATCAAGTGAAACGACTGTTTATTGAAGAGCGGGATCTGTGCATAGGCGTTATCTTGCATGATGTTACCGAGATTAAAGACAAGGAAGCACAGATCGTCTCCAAATCGGTGGCTATTCGAGAGATTCACCACCGGGTGAAAAACAATTTGCAGACGGTGGCTTCGTTGCTCCGCATTCAAGGCCGTCAATGTGAGAGTCCAGAAGCCAAAAAATGTTTAAATGACAGTGTCAGTCGGGTGCTCGCTATTGCGGCGACCCATGAACTGTTATCAATGGAGATCGAAGCGCAGGTAGATCTACTTGATGTCATTCGGCTCATGGCTTCGAACATTCAGCGCTGCTTTGTCGATTGCAATGCGATCGATATCAAGATAACGGCTGCGCAAAGCATCTACTTGGACAGTGACCGTACTGTTGCGATTGCGCTTATTGTAAACGAGCTGCTGCATAATAGCTATGAGCATGCATTTGGCGATTGCACGGACGGCACGATTACGGTGACTGTACAGCTGGAAGGCGAGTTGGTTACAGTCGGCGTAGTCGATGACGGAGTTGGATTCGCCGTTAAAGAAGGTTCGTACAAAAGCTTGGGGTTGTCGATTGTCCGCAGCTATGTGAAGGACAAGCTCAAAGGCAAGCTCGCGATTGTATCGGGCGGTGACGGTACGGCTGTTACGTTTACGTTCAAAAAATAA
- the eutA gene encoding ethanolamine ammonia-lyase reactivating factor EutA produces MNEQLLSVGIDMGTSTTQLVLSKLHIQNMASSFSVPRLVITDKEVVYRSDICFTPVLEDNRIDMQQIQIFVQEQYEKAGIIKDEIQTGAVIITGETARKENANEVLLSLSGFAGDFVVATAGPDLESIIAAKGAGAHTYSKEHSTSIVNIDIGGGTSNLALFANGELLDTGCLDIGGRLIKVDQGTHEITYVAPKIKKLAERRGLKLALGQRVTPVDLEPIIAEMVKLLEESVGLLPPSDFYDTIVTNKGLKLNRSIPCISFSGGVADYIYQEASGDVFQYGDIGILLGRAIAASPLTQQMTVARSAETIRATVVGAGSHTTEISGSTITYTEESFPIKNIPILKLAVMDESGSSDVLAQAIADKLNWFKLNNDLQRVAIALEGKNSPSFQEVQKYAQGLYKGMSELLQLEYPLIVIVHHDMAKVLGQTLYGLLDYKKDVVCIDSVQVDNGDYIDIGKPIANGKVLPVVIKTLVFH; encoded by the coding sequence GTGAACGAGCAATTGCTAAGTGTTGGCATCGATATGGGGACATCTACAACCCAACTCGTGTTGTCGAAGCTCCATATTCAGAACATGGCATCCTCTTTTTCGGTGCCACGCTTGGTCATTACGGATAAAGAAGTGGTCTATCGCAGCGATATTTGTTTCACGCCCGTGCTTGAAGATAATCGGATCGATATGCAGCAGATCCAGATCTTTGTGCAGGAGCAGTACGAGAAGGCAGGCATCATAAAGGATGAGATTCAGACAGGTGCCGTCATTATTACTGGTGAGACCGCTCGCAAGGAAAACGCGAATGAAGTGCTGCTGTCGTTAAGCGGCTTTGCCGGAGACTTTGTGGTCGCTACCGCGGGTCCGGATCTGGAAAGCATTATTGCCGCCAAAGGAGCGGGTGCCCATACGTACTCCAAAGAGCATTCCACCTCCATTGTTAATATCGACATTGGCGGCGGCACGAGCAATCTGGCGCTGTTCGCTAACGGCGAGTTGCTGGACACGGGATGTCTAGACATCGGAGGCCGCCTGATCAAGGTTGACCAGGGAACACATGAAATCACCTATGTAGCACCAAAGATCAAGAAGCTCGCAGAACGACGGGGATTGAAATTGGCTTTGGGGCAGCGGGTAACCCCGGTTGATCTGGAACCGATTATCGCCGAGATGGTGAAGCTGCTCGAAGAAAGTGTCGGCCTCCTGCCGCCAAGTGACTTCTACGATACTATCGTCACGAACAAAGGGCTGAAGCTGAATCGGTCGATTCCATGCATCTCCTTCTCCGGAGGGGTGGCCGACTACATTTATCAGGAAGCGTCGGGCGATGTGTTCCAGTATGGAGATATCGGGATATTGCTTGGAAGAGCAATTGCCGCTTCTCCGTTGACGCAGCAGATGACAGTAGCGCGTTCAGCCGAGACCATTCGGGCTACCGTCGTAGGGGCCGGTTCCCACACGACCGAGATCAGCGGAAGCACGATCACCTATACGGAAGAGAGCTTTCCGATCAAGAATATTCCGATTCTGAAACTTGCTGTAATGGATGAGTCGGGAAGCAGTGATGTGCTGGCGCAAGCCATTGCCGACAAGCTGAATTGGTTCAAGTTGAACAATGATCTGCAGCGGGTTGCCATTGCACTGGAAGGGAAGAACAGTCCGAGCTTCCAAGAGGTGCAGAAATATGCCCAAGGATTGTACAAAGGAATGTCAGAACTGCTGCAGCTAGAATACCCGCTCATTGTGATTGTCCATCACGATATGGCGAAGGTGCTGGGGCAGACGCTGTATGGCTTGCTTGATTATAAGAAGGATGTCGTCTGCATCGACAGCGTTCAAGTTGACAATGGCGACTATATCGACATCGGCAAGCCGATTGCGAACGGCAAAGTATTGCCCGTCGTCATTAAAACGCTTGTGTTTCACTAA
- a CDS encoding ethanolamine ammonia-lyase subunit EutB translates to MILKTKLFGRVYQFNTLMEVMAKANEEKSGDMLAGLGATSSEERVAAKVVLSQITLKDLRNNPAVPYEVDEVTRIIQDQVNELIYSEIQNWTVEELREWILNENTTEADIKRVSRGLTAEMVAAVAKIMSNLDLMYGAKKIRITASANTTIGRPGTLSARLQPNHPTDDPDGIMASLMEGLTFGIGDAVLGLNPVDDSVESVTRVLKRFEEFRQKWEIPTQTCVLAHVTTQMEAVKRGAPTGLIFQSIAGSEKGNAAFGFNAATIEEAQQLVLQHGQVAGPNVMYFETGQGSELSSEAHHGIDQVTMEARCYGFAKKYNPFLVNTVVGFIGPEYLYDAKQVIRAGLEDHFMGKLSGISMGCDACYTNHMKADQNDLENLAVLLSTAGCNFFMGIPHGDDVMLNYQTTGYHETATLRELLGLRPIREFEQWMEKMGFIENGKLTKRAGDASVFLK, encoded by the coding sequence GTGATTTTAAAAACTAAACTATTTGGCCGAGTCTATCAATTCAATACGCTGATGGAAGTTATGGCGAAAGCAAACGAGGAAAAATCAGGGGATATGCTGGCTGGACTTGGGGCTACTTCATCAGAAGAGCGAGTTGCCGCCAAGGTGGTACTGTCCCAAATTACATTGAAGGACTTGCGCAACAATCCAGCGGTACCTTATGAGGTGGATGAGGTTACCCGCATTATTCAGGATCAGGTGAATGAACTCATTTATAGCGAAATTCAGAACTGGACAGTGGAAGAGCTGCGGGAGTGGATTTTGAACGAGAACACAACCGAAGCCGACATTAAGCGTGTGTCCCGTGGGCTTACGGCCGAGATGGTGGCCGCAGTCGCCAAGATTATGTCCAACCTTGACCTGATGTACGGGGCGAAGAAGATCCGAATTACGGCGAGCGCAAATACGACGATTGGCCGTCCGGGCACCTTGTCAGCACGGTTGCAGCCGAATCACCCAACCGACGATCCTGATGGAATCATGGCTTCCTTGATGGAAGGTTTGACCTTTGGTATCGGGGATGCGGTATTAGGGCTCAACCCGGTGGATGATTCTGTGGAGAGCGTGACACGCGTCCTGAAGCGGTTCGAAGAGTTCCGGCAGAAGTGGGAGATTCCGACGCAAACTTGCGTGCTGGCCCACGTTACCACTCAGATGGAAGCCGTTAAGCGAGGCGCGCCAACAGGCCTCATCTTCCAATCGATCGCAGGCTCGGAGAAAGGCAACGCAGCGTTCGGTTTTAATGCAGCAACAATCGAGGAAGCACAGCAGCTTGTGCTGCAACACGGTCAGGTAGCCGGTCCGAACGTAATGTATTTCGAAACAGGTCAAGGTTCGGAGCTGTCTTCTGAAGCTCATCACGGAATCGACCAAGTGACGATGGAAGCACGCTGCTATGGCTTTGCGAAGAAATATAACCCATTCCTTGTCAATACCGTGGTTGGGTTCATCGGTCCTGAATATTTGTACGATGCGAAGCAAGTTATTCGCGCTGGACTGGAAGATCACTTCATGGGTAAGCTGTCGGGCATTTCCATGGGCTGCGACGCTTGCTACACGAACCATATGAAGGCTGATCAAAACGACTTGGAAAACTTGGCGGTTCTCCTGTCCACGGCAGGCTGCAATTTCTTCATGGGTATCCCACATGGGGACGATGTCATGCTCAACTATCAGACAACCGGATATCACGAGACCGCGACGCTGCGTGAATTACTCGGCTTGCGTCCAATCCGAGAGTTTGAACAGTGGATGGAAAAAATGGGCTTCATCGAAAATGGCAAGCTGACTAAAAGAGCTGGGGACGCGTCAGTGTTTCTCAAGTAA
- the eutC gene encoding ethanolamine ammonia-lyase subunit EutC: protein MNEKDLKSMIESILNEMVGNKSEQEAVAVEPAQTEAPVVQTEETKPNVGGLVQANMSAEEQTDDGECLDDITEIDLRKLLLVPEPADREGYMKMKEKTPARLGVWRAGPRYKTITSLRFRADHAAAQDAVFSYVSEEFVKEMNLVPVETKCRDKDEYITRPDLGRQFSADTIEHIKKHTAKQAKVQIMVGDGLSSAAIEANLRDIVPAITQGLKMYGFEVGNILFVKHCRVPSMDVIGDVTEADVVCLLVGERPGLVTAESMSAYIAYKPTVGMPEARRTVISNIHSGGTPAVEAGAHIAELIKTMIDRKASGIDLKL from the coding sequence ATGAACGAAAAAGATCTGAAATCGATGATTGAATCGATTTTGAACGAAATGGTAGGAAACAAGTCAGAGCAGGAAGCAGTAGCAGTGGAACCTGCACAAACTGAAGCTCCTGTGGTGCAAACAGAGGAAACGAAGCCGAACGTAGGCGGGCTTGTGCAGGCAAACATGTCAGCAGAAGAGCAAACGGACGATGGCGAATGTTTGGATGACATTACGGAGATCGACCTTCGCAAGTTGCTGCTCGTTCCTGAACCAGCGGATCGCGAAGGGTACATGAAAATGAAGGAAAAGACGCCAGCCCGTCTTGGAGTATGGCGTGCAGGCCCGCGTTACAAGACGATTACGTCGCTTCGATTCCGCGCTGACCATGCCGCTGCTCAAGATGCTGTGTTCTCCTATGTGTCTGAGGAGTTCGTAAAGGAAATGAATCTTGTGCCGGTGGAAACAAAGTGCCGGGACAAAGATGAATACATTACACGCCCGGATTTGGGCCGTCAGTTCTCTGCAGATACCATCGAGCACATCAAGAAGCATACGGCTAAGCAGGCCAAAGTGCAGATTATGGTTGGTGACGGCTTAAGTTCAGCTGCGATTGAAGCCAATCTGCGCGACATCGTGCCAGCCATTACGCAAGGGCTCAAAATGTATGGCTTCGAGGTAGGCAATATATTGTTCGTCAAGCATTGCCGTGTTCCTTCGATGGATGTGATTGGCGATGTAACTGAAGCGGACGTGGTTTGCCTGTTGGTCGGCGAACGTCCTGGACTCGTTACAGCAGAATCAATGAGCGCCTATATCGCATATAAACCGACTGTGGGTATGCCAGAAGCGAGACGTACAGTTATCTCCAACATTCACTCAGGCGGAACACCTGCGGTGGAAGCAGGCGCGCATATTGCTGAACTGATCAAGACGATGATTGACCGCAAAGCATCAGGTATTGATTTGAAATTATAG
- the eutL gene encoding ethanolamine utilization microcompartment protein EutL codes for MRNEPIHAHVLGIKLISNVSMDMASKLELKPYHKSLGIITADIDDVTYAALDEATKSAAVDVVYARSMYAGSANASTKLAGEVIGILAGPSPEEVRSGLNAVVDFIESGAHFVSANEDDSITYFAHCVSRTGTYLSQTAGIKEGESLAYLIAPPLEAMYAIDAALKAADVSIAAFFGPPSETNFAGALLTGSQSACKAACDAFADAVQFVADNPTSY; via the coding sequence ATGAGAAACGAACCGATTCATGCACATGTGCTCGGCATAAAGCTCATTTCCAACGTAAGCATGGATATGGCAAGCAAGCTGGAGCTGAAGCCGTACCATAAAAGCTTGGGGATCATTACCGCAGACATCGATGATGTCACTTATGCGGCATTAGATGAAGCAACAAAATCAGCAGCAGTAGATGTCGTCTATGCAAGAAGTATGTATGCCGGATCGGCTAATGCTTCGACGAAGCTGGCGGGCGAGGTTATCGGGATTTTGGCTGGACCAAGCCCCGAGGAAGTTCGCAGCGGCTTGAACGCTGTTGTTGATTTTATCGAGAGTGGCGCTCATTTTGTTAGCGCCAATGAGGATGACAGCATTACTTATTTCGCCCATTGCGTTTCGCGCACTGGAACGTATTTGTCCCAGACCGCTGGCATCAAAGAAGGCGAGTCACTGGCGTATCTGATCGCTCCTCCTCTGGAAGCGATGTACGCGATCGATGCGGCGCTGAAGGCCGCCGATGTGTCGATTGCAGCCTTCTTCGGCCCACCTTCCGAAACCAACTTCGCTGGCGCACTACTGACGGGCAGCCAGTCGGCCTGCAAGGCAGCATGTGATGCATTTGCGGACGCTGTCCAATTCGTCGCAGATAACCCGACGAGTTATTAA
- a CDS encoding BMC domain-containing protein, with protein sequence MRHSALGLVEVRGYLGAVAAADAALKAASVACIGVEIIKGGLVTVKLSGDVGAVQAAVEAGAEAATQLDVLVTRHVIARLHEETAAMVANPVDTDGSQKHQEDAAKVSAGDHAGSSITEEVSATSAAVESDTAGASVETAAKKAVEATKAKVEQAAVSKKPAVAEDSQANTAELASAAAIKEADEVKPASAQTDAVPAVNIAATVEKPTGAQKNQNNSNNSHVKPAPAAKRTKNKKKASS encoded by the coding sequence ATGAGACATAGCGCGTTAGGGTTGGTTGAAGTAAGAGGGTATCTGGGAGCAGTCGCTGCAGCGGATGCTGCCTTGAAGGCGGCAAGCGTTGCTTGCATCGGCGTGGAGATTATCAAGGGCGGATTGGTGACGGTCAAGTTAAGCGGTGACGTGGGAGCCGTGCAAGCTGCCGTGGAAGCGGGAGCAGAAGCGGCTACTCAACTGGATGTGCTGGTGACAAGACATGTGATTGCACGATTGCATGAAGAGACGGCCGCAATGGTCGCGAATCCGGTTGACACAGACGGAAGTCAAAAACATCAAGAAGACGCTGCAAAAGTCTCTGCTGGAGATCACGCAGGGAGTTCGATCACTGAAGAAGTATCTGCAACCTCCGCAGCTGTAGAATCGGATACGGCTGGTGCAAGCGTGGAAACTGCGGCAAAAAAGGCCGTTGAAGCCACGAAGGCTAAGGTGGAGCAGGCTGCTGTGTCGAAGAAACCTGCCGTTGCAGAGGATTCACAAGCTAATACGGCGGAACTGGCATCCGCTGCTGCGATCAAGGAAGCCGACGAAGTCAAGCCGGCTTCCGCTCAGACGGACGCCGTGCCTGCAGTCAACATAGCAGCAACTGTGGAGAAGCCAACCGGTGCACAGAAAAACCAGAACAATAGCAACAATTCGCATGTGAAGCCAGCACCGGCAGCGAAGCGAACCAAGAACAAGAAAAAAGCCAGTTCGTAA
- a CDS encoding acetaldehyde dehydrogenase (acetylating), with the protein METLDKDLRSIQEVRDLIKKAKEAQAQLADMTQEQIDAIVKAVADAGYKHREKLAKMANEETGFGRWQDKIVKNAFASKHVYESIKDMKTVGVLKDDKAHKVMEVAVPVGVIAGLIPSTNPTSTVIYKALIALKSGNSIVFSPHPNALKSILETVKVISEAAVQAGCPEGAIGVMTVPTIQGTDQLMKHNDVALILATGGTAMVKAAYSSGTPAIGVGPGNGPAFIEKSANIPLAVKRIMDSKTFDNGTICASEQSVVVEACSKEAVVAEFKKQGAYFLTEEEAAQLGKFIMRANGTMNPQIVGRSVEHIAKLANLNIPAGTRVLIAEETRVGAKVPYSREKLAPILAFYTEDSWEAACERCIEILNGEGAGHTMVIHSENEEVVRQFALKKPVSRLLVNTPGTLGGIGATTALAPALTLGCGAVGGSSTSDNINPFNLLNIRRVAYGLMEMEDLAEQPVSQLEAASIDLGDKEQLINMIVNRILEKM; encoded by the coding sequence ATGGAAACATTGGATAAAGACCTAAGATCCATTCAAGAAGTCCGAGATCTAATCAAGAAGGCCAAGGAGGCACAAGCCCAATTGGCCGACATGACGCAAGAACAGATTGACGCAATCGTCAAAGCGGTTGCCGATGCCGGCTACAAGCATCGCGAGAAGCTCGCGAAGATGGCCAATGAGGAAACAGGCTTTGGCCGCTGGCAGGATAAGATCGTCAAGAATGCATTTGCTTCGAAGCATGTGTATGAGTCGATCAAGGATATGAAAACAGTTGGTGTCCTGAAGGATGACAAAGCGCATAAGGTGATGGAGGTAGCTGTACCTGTCGGCGTCATTGCTGGCTTGATTCCGTCCACCAACCCAACATCGACTGTTATCTATAAGGCGCTCATTGCGCTCAAGTCCGGGAACAGCATCGTGTTCTCCCCACATCCGAATGCGCTGAAGAGCATTCTGGAAACGGTGAAGGTGATCAGTGAAGCAGCTGTACAAGCTGGATGCCCTGAGGGTGCTATTGGAGTCATGACAGTTCCGACGATTCAAGGAACCGATCAATTGATGAAGCACAACGATGTTGCCTTGATTCTCGCTACTGGCGGAACGGCAATGGTCAAAGCGGCTTATTCATCCGGTACACCAGCAATCGGCGTTGGTCCGGGTAACGGTCCAGCCTTTATCGAAAAGAGTGCAAACATTCCGCTTGCCGTTAAACGCATTATGGATTCCAAAACGTTTGACAACGGCACGATTTGCGCATCGGAGCAATCGGTTGTAGTTGAAGCATGCAGCAAGGAAGCGGTTGTTGCTGAATTCAAAAAGCAAGGAGCTTATTTCCTTACTGAAGAAGAAGCAGCTCAGCTCGGTAAATTCATCATGCGCGCAAACGGCACGATGAACCCGCAAATTGTGGGCCGCAGCGTAGAGCACATCGCCAAGTTGGCGAACCTGAATATCCCAGCGGGTACGCGTGTGCTGATTGCTGAAGAAACTCGTGTCGGAGCAAAGGTTCCATATTCACGCGAGAAGCTGGCCCCGATTCTGGCCTTCTACACTGAAGACAGTTGGGAAGCGGCATGCGAGCGCTGCATCGAGATTTTGAATGGAGAGGGCGCCGGACATACGATGGTCATTCATTCGGAGAATGAAGAGGTCGTACGGCAGTTCGCTCTGAAGAAGCCGGTATCCCGCTTGTTGGTAAATACACCGGGTACACTTGGCGGCATCGGTGCAACGACAGCACTCGCACCGGCGCTTACGCTAGGATGCGGTGCAGTTGGTGGAAGCTCGACATCCGACAACATCAACCCGTTCAATCTGCTTAACATCCGCAGAGTGGCATATGGGCTTATGGAAATGGAAGACTTGGCGGAGCAGCCAGTATCGCAGCTCGAAGCGGCAAGCATCGATCTTGGTGATAAAGAACAGTTAATCAACATGATCGTAAATCGCATTCTCGAAAAAATGTAA
- a CDS encoding BMC domain-containing protein, which produces MANANALGMVETKGLVGAIEAADAMVKAANVTLIGKEQIGAGLVTVMVRGDVGAVKAATDAGAAAAERVGELLSVHVIPRPHSEVDAILPKTKIVE; this is translated from the coding sequence ATGGCAAACGCAAACGCATTGGGAATGGTGGAAACAAAAGGTTTGGTAGGTGCAATCGAAGCAGCAGACGCAATGGTGAAAGCAGCTAACGTTACATTGATCGGCAAGGAGCAAATCGGTGCAGGTCTCGTAACTGTTATGGTTCGCGGTGATGTAGGAGCTGTTAAGGCAGCTACAGATGCAGGCGCAGCAGCAGCAGAGCGTGTAGGCGAATTGTTGTCCGTACATGTGATTCCAAGACCACATTCGGAAGTGGATGCAATTCTTCCTAAGACAAAGATCGTAGAATAA
- a CDS encoding cobalamin adenosyltransferase: protein MAVITESELRKHFRNQNLKDVAVFETAAGTILTPSAKSFLTDHQIELRYVKAPETAVDTPAPKKEVKLQITKNLDTEPQTEGKKRFRTLYGGFLETKPEHMTHLYGNMLVFKDHPRILFRGKLDSLETKLLEAQISCFKLNMTKLVEDLEEILQFVRRIVRCEVLSESIEEFHLLGMTPKELREQSHFPKKYFGLEHFQPSYEMGEAVVVINALRTLTRETELLAYQAFKKEHGEADREDIIRSLNRLSSMFWIIMFRIRVGQYNS, encoded by the coding sequence ATGGCTGTGATTACGGAAAGCGAATTGCGTAAGCACTTTCGAAATCAGAATTTGAAAGATGTTGCCGTATTTGAAACAGCGGCAGGGACGATTTTGACACCATCGGCCAAAAGCTTTTTGACCGATCATCAGATTGAGCTTCGCTATGTGAAGGCTCCTGAGACCGCAGTGGATACGCCGGCTCCAAAGAAGGAAGTTAAGCTTCAAATCACTAAGAACTTGGACACTGAACCACAAACCGAAGGAAAAAAACGGTTTCGAACGCTATATGGCGGTTTTCTGGAAACGAAGCCAGAGCATATGACGCATTTATATGGGAATATGCTTGTGTTTAAAGACCATCCTCGGATATTATTCCGCGGCAAGTTGGATTCATTAGAAACCAAACTATTAGAAGCACAAATCAGCTGTTTTAAGCTGAACATGACCAAGCTGGTCGAAGATTTGGAAGAAATACTGCAATTCGTACGGCGAATCGTACGGTGTGAAGTGTTAAGCGAAAGTATAGAGGAATTTCACTTGCTTGGGATGACGCCAAAGGAACTGCGCGAGCAGTCTCATTTTCCCAAGAAGTATTTTGGATTGGAACATTTTCAACCCAGCTATGAAATGGGCGAAGCGGTTGTTGTCATAAATGCGTTGCGCACATTGACGAGGGAAACGGAACTGCTGGCTTACCAAGCCTTTAAGAAGGAACATGGAGAGGCCGACCGTGAGGATATCATCCGGTCACTGAACCGGCTGTCTTCAATGTTCTGGATTATCATGTTCCGGATTCGTGTAGGACAGTACAATTCATGA
- the eutD gene encoding ethanolamine utilization phosphate acetyltransferase EutD, which yields MDNQLVESIVNEVIKRVQEEACFEVEASGKHVHLSRKDIDALFGEGYQLTKAKELSQPGQYACKERVTLIGPKGSLHNVVVLGPERKESQVEVSLTDAVVLGVPVPVKESGKLEGTPGIIIASGSNMIRLDRGLIAAQRHIHVKAEDAEKLNVTNGEIVQVKVNGKRPLIFDDVLVRVSPNYETYMHIDYDEANACGFTKGTKGKILK from the coding sequence GTGGATAACCAACTGGTAGAGAGCATCGTAAATGAAGTAATTAAGCGGGTGCAGGAAGAAGCTTGCTTCGAGGTTGAAGCATCTGGTAAGCATGTGCATTTGAGCCGTAAGGACATTGATGCCTTGTTCGGTGAGGGCTATCAATTGACCAAAGCGAAGGAACTTTCCCAACCGGGACAATATGCTTGCAAAGAGCGCGTTACGCTAATTGGGCCAAAAGGTTCGCTGCATAATGTTGTTGTGCTTGGACCGGAACGTAAAGAATCACAAGTTGAAGTGTCCCTTACGGATGCTGTTGTACTTGGAGTACCCGTTCCTGTGAAAGAAAGCGGCAAGCTGGAAGGAACGCCAGGAATCATCATAGCTTCAGGTAGCAATATGATTCGTCTGGATCGTGGTTTAATCGCAGCTCAGCGGCATATTCATGTCAAAGCAGAGGATGCGGAGAAATTAAACGTGACGAACGGCGAAATCGTACAAGTGAAGGTAAACGGCAAGCGCCCGCTTATTTTCGACGACGTGCTGGTTCGTGTCAGCCCTAACTATGAAACATACATGCATATCGATTATGACGAGGCAAACGCATGTGGTTTTACGAAGGGCACCAAGGGAAAAATTTTGAAATAG